In Eriocheir sinensis breed Jianghai 21 unplaced genomic scaffold, ASM2467909v1 Scaffold9, whole genome shotgun sequence, the DNA window ctaagattgctcgGGTACCAGAGTATCGAATCGAGTTGACGAGCAAGGAGCCTGTCAGACAAAGGCCTTACCAGATTCCTTTACGAATGGTAGACGCCgtaaaaagcgaaatcagtgaaatggaggccgcGGGTATCATAGAGAGATCAAATACCCCCTCCTGCAGCCCCATGGTAttcgtaaggaagaaaggaggaggaatgaggatttGCGGTGATTATCGAAAAGTAAACGCAGTGACACGCGTAGATGCTGAGCCAATGTCTGACCCGCAAGCCATATTCGCTACTCTGGCTGATTCTAGAATGTTTTCTAAGATAGATCTGACGAAAGGGTTTTTCCAGATTCCACTGAGTGAAGAGAGTTGTAAGGTGACGGCTTTTAGTACACCTGGGGGCTTGTATCAGTACAAAGCCTTACCCTTCGCGATGACCAACTCGCCAGCAGCTTTTAACAAAGTCATGCACGAGGTCATGAGAGGTATGGAAGGAGTGGAGCTTTTCGTGGATGACGTATTAATTAACTCACCCACATTCAGGCAGCATCTAGAGACCCTCAGGTTAGTGTTGGAGCGGCTCCGGTGctacaacctgaccattaagTCCAATAAGTGCTTGATTGGGCACGAAAAGGTGCCATTCTTAGGTCATGTCATTGGTGAAGGACAGTATGGGTGCCAGATGGATAAGATAGAAAAGGTCAGATATGCTCCACGTCCTCAGACCGAAATTCAGGTAACGTCATTCTTGGACTTATCTGGATATTACCGGGATTATATCCTCAGTTGCTCTGTCATTGCTGCCTCTCTGCatgaattgttgagaaaacatgcACCCAATAAGGTACAGTGGACAGATGCGCAAGAGGAGGCCTTCGCGACATTTAAAAGCATGTTATGCAAAGAGCCCATTTTGCAGCTGCAtgatttcaataagcagttcaTTCCGCGTACCGATGCATCACAGGAGGGTGTTGGTGCCGTGTTGATGCAAGAGAGTAATAATCAGGTGTTTCCTGTATGTTATTACAGTAGGAAGTTGCGTGCAGCCGAGAGAAATTACACTACGGTAAAGACAGAGCTCCTTGCAGTAATAGAGGGAATCAAGAGatattatttttacatatataggAATCAGTTCGTTCTCGAAACTGATCATATGCCCCTAGCCAGTTTGAAAACTTCTAAGAACGCAAATGCACGCCTGATGCGTTGGgcgttgtatctccagcagtttcAGTTCACGGTAAAGTACATAAAGGGACAAGCCAATGTTGGGGCGGACttcttgtcgcgtctggtagcagagAAACCTGATCAAGGTGGTAGTAAGGTGACAGGATACTGTGACCcgtgaaactacacctcacccatcgtgagtagtggggcaattctggagctgccccgtgTAGGTCACTCGGCTTCCGGCAGTCTCcccgtgttcttatgttcttatgttctaactaAGTGACTGAAGTGGATaggttaggtggctcggagactttatgtTCGGATCTTGGGACCTCAGATTCAGCTGAATCGAGGAACCAAATGACGAAAGTCTGCAGATTATGTGTCTTCCGAGGGTGGTTGGCGGTGCACCCCGCCATCCGGCCATGTGTTTTCGAGCAGATAGGAGCTGTCATAAACCTTAGGTAGTGGAGTCGTAAATGTAACCCTGAAAAAGCTGGTTGGCccgagagttttgcggcatgcttaaaatttaagttgcatggtatggcatggtgtgataatgtaggaaaattaggcagatagccaggaatttatacgataagttacaccattttacacctacctacctctgatccacatctgtcccacaaacactgtgtatacatacataacaccacttacatattgtgaataattgTGGCGAAGTTCACCAAGCCCGCTCTAACAGGTAATGGCGCCTAGTTAGAGAGTTTTCtctctagtttgagtattaacgtaaatgttgaggtttttcactcacaggcgaaccgtcatttccctgagcagaggttaactgacatacaccacagtatgagagggtgtgtgaaaagtgtgGGAACGTACTGTCAAGAACATGCTAGTTCTGTAGGTGCAGctgtagggcatgttaccagtgttggcagcgtagCACGTAAAAACTTTTGTCTTTCGAGAAAAGTTTTTACGTGctacgctgccaacactggtaacatgccctacacctgcacctacagacaaaagttttcttagagggggggcgaaatgtcatgaaTTCCTCATTCCAAGAATAGACGAGAGTGGAATATTCCGTGGAATTCCTCTCCCGCGGAAGATTCCATTATTCTTACTTTTCAACGGGTCAGTGCACAAGAGTGAGCGGAGCTTATTCAAATCATATTATCGCCTATTGCTGCCAGTGCTGAAATATTCGTGGGAtacatgacccactattactttGTGCATGGTGTTagattattaataaataatatccCATAGCCGTCAGGGCATTGGTTAAGTGTTACGCAGAACAAGAAATGTCAGTTGTGGagagtgctggcatcttgaccgcggtcCGGGGCAGCTGGAGTGACCGTGGATCGGCGGCGCACCTTCTCTTCCGTTTCTGAACCACCCCCGCCAGGACGTCCTTTCCCTTACTCCCGCGCCACGTGTGTTCGTGGCGGTCTTTCCTGCCCTGCCGTATCCACAAGTCAGTTTGACTGTGTATTTCAGGCGAGGAAAGCGCTTGGGAGGTTACGAGAGGCGTGTTTGCTGTGTGGAGCACCTTAGAAGGTTACGAGAAGCGGCTGGAGGACTCTAACGTTGGGCGGACGGACCACGTGGCATCCAGGCGGGCTTCTGGCGCGCCCATCCACGTAGTTAAGTACAGTTCTTGCCTAGGATAATTTAATCCAGTTATCTATGTGGCTGtatgcctggaattaattaatattcattatttccagcgagttttccttgttgagttaaataaacttaagagcaggttcatctggtctttgcttatcctatgagggtgtgattggtcaaaaataagtgactagaagggggctgtgagtctgagaactcaattctcagataatttattatatatttatattgctgTGTACATCGAgatcttcagaagtccagacctttttcaagaaccccacatagcagtagtaatagtaatagtagtagtagcagaagcagcagtCGGAGCAGCACCagcaatattattatcattagcatcGGCAGCAGCATTACCCTTGCACGGCTGGTAATGTCGTTTCAGAACCTGTCCGTCCTGCTGCTGGTGACGCTGGAGGTGGCGGGCGTGGCCTGGGTGTACGGGCTGCGCCGCCTCGCTGCCGACATACACTTCATGCTGGGCCGCTCCACGGGGGTGCTGTGGAAGGCGAGCTGGCTGCTGGTCAACCCGCTGTTCCTCGCCGGCGTCCTCGTGTACAGCCAGACGCAGGCCACCGTGCTCTCCTACGGCGACTACGTCTTCGGCACCAAGGAAACGGGTAAGTCTGGTGCAGAGCTGTAGAGTCGGGGTCGGAGTCGGGGTCGGAGTCGGAGAATCGGAGTCACTCATTTCCTAAGGAGTTcagagtgttctctctctctctctctctctctctctctctctctctctctctctctctctctctagcatagTAGTCAAGTAGGAGATGTATGTTGGACAGTATTTTGGAGGTATCTGGATGCGGGTGcgggcgtgagagggagggggtgttgcTGGTACGGAGTATCGGAGGCCCAGAGCAACGTGGTCGGAGAACAGCACGGGGATGGAGAAACACTTGACACGTGGAGCTACCAGTCCTGACGTAAAGATGTGGTCCAGGGTACCTCCACGGGAGTGGGTGGCGCCGCCAGTATCCCATCGTGTGAGTCGATATCGTCTGACGAAATCAAAGAGTCGAGGCCCATTCCGGTTCGGAGCTGGAGAAGAGTCACCAAGTTCAGGATGGCGGGCATTAAAATCACCCATGTACACAATGCCACTGAGTGTTGGAAGGGGCAAGGCCGCCAAGTTTATTCTTCCCGGGGCAGAATAGACATTACATAAACGAATCTTGCCGTGTCCCATCGCTACCTCCAGGAGTTGAAAGGTCATGTCTGCTTCAACGGAGGTACGAAGcagctggtgtggtactgaggaGTGTACATATGTGACGAGACCGTTTTGAACTGGGTGGCGTAAGAAACGTAGCCAGTAAGTGAGGGAGCTTGTCTGTCCCCAAAAAGAGGACCAACAAATGCCTCCTGAATGAATATGACTGTCGGGGAGTGCTTGTTAACATATCCCTTCAAAGCTGAGAGTCTTGCCAGATCTCTTAAACCGCAGGCGTTCCAGGAGATGACATGAAGCTCAATATTACGTGCGAATTCTACCCTTCGGTACGCGGAAGCCAGACGTGGAAGAGGTTGTGGGGCGCGCACAAACACGCTGTGCCCCGTCCAGGGGGGAGGAAGGTGTCGACGACTCCATATCCTTCTTCTCTAGGTGGGAAACGATGGCGTCAAACATCTCGGTAAGTGTGGTGACCTTAGCAATCATTGCCTGCTGCCCTTCAACaagtgtggtgagtgtggtgtctgTGGAGGCTTGTTTGGCGGCGAGATCAACAAGGCTAGTCTGGAGTGCATCACACCGCTCTGCGAGTGAGTTGCAACGAGTCGTTAGAGCAGCAACAGCCTCACGAAGCTCACGAATCTGTGTTGGCTCCGAGGAGACAGAATCTTCATATTGCGGGGTTTGAGGCAACgaggctggcggaggaggaggaggcgaggctgcTGGTTGCCTCGCCGAGCGCTTGATACGGCCTTGCAATACATACATTAACTCCCTGCTTGTTACACCGAGGACACTTCCAGTTGATGTTCGTAGATGCGGGCAGCTCGAGTTGTTCGGTGGCTGCGGTGGCTGAAGGTGAgacaggaggcggcggaggagcgaCGCGGTGTGAGCAGGTGCGAGAGTCGTGATTACTAGCTCACCAAGCACATTTTTCTGATGCACTGCAGTAGCGGGAGATGTGGCCGAATTCCCAACATCGGAAACACAATGGACGGTCGTCACTAATCCTGCGGATGTCACAgtcggggaggcaggggaggaaaccGAAGGAAAAGCTGGAGGGAGGCGGATCAGTCAGGCTCCAAGAGACAGCAATGCGGTTGATAGGTAAACCGTCTTGACGAAAACGTCGGGCAGAGTGAACACCAGGGAGTTCCAGGGCGAGGGAGGGATCAACACCGACAGGGTACCGAGTTATCAGATAGTTAGGATATTTCCTGGGCCTCTCAGGGGAGTCTTGCACATCAAGAATGACAGAGACAAACTCACCCTTTGCTACTCGCTCCACGATGTCCTGGCGGCACCTTGCAATGAAGACGAATGTCACAGATGCCATCTTCACCTCGGCGATATCCCGCTCAAGCTGGAATGTTTTCTTGACCTCCGCAAGCCAACGAAGGTTAGTCTCCACTGGTAAACGCTCCCTAAAAGCAAGCTTCACGTAATCAGCACGGGGAGCAAATGCTGGGAGGGCAGGTTTGATAGGAGCAGCAGCAGAGGTGCGTTGAAGATGCGGCGGCAGCAGAGAAGGGGATGTGGAGGGTTCCCTATGTTTTGATGTCTCGGTAGCGGGTAAGTGTGTCTCACTGTCTGTTGTGTCACCCATAGACCGCTTGCCCGGGTTGGCAAGGCGGGAGCCGTCAGGTTTGAAAGCAGCGGCAACAGAATCACTTGTCACTGATGAGGGTAGAAGTGGCCAGTGTCCCACGCTTACGTCCTCGTCGTCACTGAGTGCAAGATCCATCTGCACGTCAGCAACAGTGCCGGGGCCAGAGTACTCCATGTCGGCAAGGATGAACTGCCGCAAAGGGCAAGCAGCCACACGTCTTCACCCAACCGTAGGTTGGgctagactgagagagagagagagagagagagagagagagagagagagagagtagcctacAACATCACATCTAAACATTTACCTCACCACAAAGTCACTCTCTAGCCCCACGCGTCCCTCCCTGGCAGCGGTGGGCGTGGTGTTGTCCCTGGTGCCGGTGCTGCTGGTGCCCGTGCTGTTCCTGGTGGAGGTGGTCCGCAGGTACAAGGCGTCGGGGCAGCTGATGCACACCCTCACCAACGTCTTCGCCGCCTCCCACAAGTGGGGGCCGAGGGACGTGAAGCTCAGGCAGGAATACGACATCTACCTGGAAGACCAGCTGGGGGTGAAGCGCTGACCGTAACCCTGGAGACCATCAGCTGCAGGTCGGCCGCCAAACATATGTATAGACCTTGTATAGTCTGACACGGGTCGTATTCTTTAGCATTTCGAGTCCCAGGCACACTCATTAGTCACGGTTTTCATAGGCGTTGTGTGCATTgcatggggtagttttatggccctggtggtagtctgactcttcctctgtaccgtgaacctaaaatacaactcataagaacccgactgattacCTTTTTGGCCACTTAAATTAATTTATGTGAGTCTGAAGAGTCAGATAATACGGACCTCAAATATGTCCGTTTGGGTGGGGTCCCGCGCCTCACCCCAGCTCTGCCACATCACCCCCAATACGTCACACACTCATTTATCAGATATTCACTATTAAAAGTTGTGTGTTAAATATTCAGTATATATTAAATAAGGCTATATAGTGCTTTGAATGTGTTGCGCTTCAGGATAACAACAATGAACTGTATAAATTCCTTAACACATGGCAACGTTGCTCTTCTGATGTTGCCAGTTCTCAACAATACCAATGGTCATATTCCTAAATATTTCCGCTgccaaacatatttgacaaggctttcccagaAATTCTGGACATGTTCAAggatagctttatgaccctggtggcagtgtgacccttcttctgtaccgtgaaactgaaagacactcatgagaacccgactgatctcttcggcctttagaaatagttgatgtgagggatggaagcgtctggCAACACCGACCTGTGTTTCCACCTTCAAGGGTATGTTTGGCAAAGCTGTGGCGAGGATATCCCCGCGCGCTCCTCCCCAAAAACGAACTTCATAGCTGAGTCAGACTTCAGTATTTTTGCACCATCGAGTCTTTTTTTATGTCTCGTATTCTCTTACATTCTACCGTAGATTTTTCCGTAATGTCTTGAATAAAAACCTCATCAAAATGTTTCAgcagagctgcttaatatatTGTCATAAGGTAAAGACTTGCACTCTAATGAGTTGATTTCCTTTCTCAATATCATATTTTGTGTATCAATAACAAAATTACTCCTAGACATCCCTTCTCTTTGAATAATAATATGTATTATTTGAACAAAGGTCATTGCAAACTGTTTCAGCACTTTGTagcacgactttacattattcatgtcgttaGAATGAACATTTTAAGATATGCTGCATAAGGATACTCATACCCATGTTGCTGCCACACACATAGATAATTTGCATTAATCTACTTCATCCTTGACACTAGCAGAGTTTGTATTCCCAAGAAACTTTGAGGAAGCCCAACAGAAAACGAAAGTTTTGCGATACTcagccatcaacaacaacagctcaAACCGAGTTGCTGGCCGAGCAGTTAAAAATGGTGATAGTGCAACAAGAATGCGAGAGGGAGCGAACCGCTGAAGCCGTGAAGCTGCTTCAGGTGCagcaaggatgagagagagagagagagagagagagagagagagagagagagagagagcagcagagCAGGTGAAGGTGCTGAACTTGAGGGAAGAGGCAGAACACCTGAAGATCCTTCTCCTTCAACAACAACTAAAAATAGGAATGTGTATAATACCAAATAAAAGAACACGGTgtaattgtttttatttcattttatttattctagACCATAAAGAGGTTCATTAATGATGCAATGTATTCAAAACTCGGACCATTTTCATAACTGCTTTTCAGATAAACTTATC includes these proteins:
- the LOC126994861 gene encoding sodium- and chloride-dependent glycine transporter 2-like; the protein is MSFQNLSVLLLVTLEVAGVAWVYGLRRLAADIHFMLGRSTGVLWKASWLLVNPLFLAGVLVYSQTQATVLSYGDYVFGTKETAVGVVLSLVPVLLVPVLFLVEVVRRYKASGQLMHTLTNVFAASHKWGPRDVKLRQEYDIYLEDQLGVKR